The following coding sequences lie in one Lelliottia jeotgali genomic window:
- a CDS encoding protein YmgE: MGIIAWIVFGLIAGVIAKFIMPGRDGGGFILTCVLGVVGAVVGGWLATMFGVGGSVSGFNLHSFLVAVVGAIVVLAIFRLLRRA; encoded by the coding sequence ATGGGTATCATCGCCTGGATTGTCTTTGGTCTTATCGCCGGCGTTATCGCAAAATTCATTATGCCGGGACGTGATGGTGGCGGCTTTATTCTGACCTGTGTGCTTGGAGTTGTGGGTGCAGTTGTCGGTGGCTGGCTGGCGACCATGTTTGGCGTCGGTGGCAGCGTTAGCGGCTTTAATCTGCACAGTTTCCTGGTGGCTGTGGTGGGCGCGATCGTTGTGCTGGCGATATTCCGCTTACTCAGACGGGCATAA
- a CDS encoding Inner membrane protein has translation MSNYSEQFLKQNPLAVLGVLRDLHKGEVPLRISWATNQFISKILEATPERLVIDFGSQEYENRAILRAKNISVMAETKGAKVEFVLPLVEQGDYLDLPAFITPLPDSLWFVQRREYFRINAPMHPSYFCKAKMPDKKEIRFRLFDLSLGGMGALMDTPRPDGLVEGMRFSQIELDMGGWGRFYFDAQLIAISERKVVDSKNETITTPRLSFRFLNVGPGAERELQRIIFSLEREARERANKVL, from the coding sequence GTGAGTAATTACAGTGAGCAGTTCCTGAAGCAAAATCCGCTGGCTGTATTAGGTGTATTACGCGACCTGCACAAGGGCGAAGTCCCTCTGCGCATAAGTTGGGCTACAAATCAGTTTATCAGCAAGATCCTTGAGGCTACTCCAGAACGCCTGGTCATTGACTTTGGCAGCCAGGAGTACGAAAACCGGGCAATACTGCGGGCGAAAAATATCTCTGTGATGGCGGAAACCAAAGGGGCAAAGGTTGAATTTGTGCTGCCTCTGGTGGAACAAGGTGATTATCTCGATCTTCCGGCCTTTATTACCCCACTGCCGGACAGCCTGTGGTTTGTGCAGCGCCGGGAGTATTTTCGTATTAACGCGCCGATGCATCCTTCCTATTTTTGTAAGGCCAAAATGCCGGACAAAAAAGAGATTCGCTTTCGCCTGTTCGACCTGTCATTAGGCGGGATGGGCGCATTGATGGACACACCACGACCGGACGGACTGGTGGAAGGGATGCGTTTTTCGCAAATCGAGCTGGATATGGGCGGCTGGGGACGCTTTTACTTCGACGCGCAGTTGATTGCGATCAGCGAACGCAAAGTGGTGGACAGCAAAAATGAGACCATTACCACACCACGACTGAGCTTTCGCTTTCTGAATGTCGGGCCTGGGGCCGAGAGGGAACTGCAGCGGATTATTTTCTCACTGGAGCGAGAAGCGCGGGAACGCGCGAATAAGGTGCTCTGA